The Streptomyces sp. JB150 genomic interval TCTCGTCCGCCGGCTGACACCCCGTTACCGGCTGGGCTGCAAGCGGCCGTCGTTCGGCAGCGGCTACTGGCGTGCGTTCACCCGCCCGAACGTCGAGCTGGTCACCGAGTCCGTCACGGAGGTCACCGAGAGCGGCGTGCGCACGGCCGACGGCGTCCATCACGACCTGGACGTGCTGGTGCTGGCCACCGGCTTCCACGTCCTGGACAACCTGCCGCCCTTCCCCACGCACGGAACGGGCGGCCGGGACCTGCGGGAGTTCTGGCGCACCGAGCGCTTCCAGACGTACGAGGGCACGGCCGTGAAGGGCTATCCGAACCTGTGGTTCATCGTGGGCCCGTACTCGTTCACCGGCGGCTCCTGGTTCGGGATGATCGACTACCAGCTGACCCACATCCTGCGGGTCATCGGCGAGGCCCGGCGCCGCGGGGCCACCGAGGCCGCCGTCCGCCCGGCCCGCCACGACCGGTCCTTCCGGCGGACCCTGCGCCGCCAGGGCGACACCGTCTTCCTCGACCCCAGCTGCCGGGGCACCAACAGCTACTACCTCGACGAGCACGGGGACGCCCCGGCCGTCCGGCCCGCCAGCACCCGCACCGCGGGGCGCCGGGCCCGCACCTTCGACCTCGACGACTACCGGTTCCGACGGGCGGGAGACGACCGTGCCGACCTTCTCTGAACTGCGCGGCCGCGACCGGTCGCTGTGCCTGTTCCACGCCCTGTTCGCCCTCGGCGGCTTCCTCGTCATGGGAGCCATGGCGGTCACCTTCGTCGTCCGCAACGCCGACGCCGGACCGCTCGGACTCGTCGGGAACTTTCTCGACGACTCCCTGGACACCCTCGCCGGCCGCTTCGTCTACGCCGACCTCTTCCTGATCTGGGCCGGCCTGGGCGTGTGGATGGTGACCGAGTCCCGCCGCTGGGGGATCCGGCACGTCTGGGCGTACATCGTCGGCGCCCCGGCGCTCGCCCTGTGCGTGAGCTTCGCCGTCTTCATGTACGTACGTCAGCTGCACATCGTGGCCGCCCGCGCCCGGCGCGAGGACCTGCAACGCACGGCACCCGTCCCCTCCTTCGACCACCCCCCGACGAAAGGCAGCCGGGCATGACCACCGAGGCCATCGACCCCGCCGGAACCACCGCGGACGCCGCCGACGCGCTCCCGGCGTCCGTCACGCGCTCCCTGGCCCTGGCCGCCGCCGCGCTGCGCGACCGCCAGGACCCCTCCGGTCACTGGAAGGGGGAATTCGAGACCAGCCTGATCGGCGAGTCCGGCGAGGTCATCCTGCACCACTTCCTGCGGCTGCCCGACGACGGCCGGCGGGCCGAGGCGGCCCGGACCATCCTCGCCGAGCAGTCCCCGGCCGGCGGCTGGGCCTCGTACCACGGCGGGCCCGACGAACTGCTGCTCTCCGTCTTCTGTTACGTCGCCCTGCGCCTGGCCGGACACGACAAGGACGAACCCGAACTGCTCGCCGCCGCCGCGGCCGTCCGGCGGCTCGGCGGCGTCGAGTCCGTCGACAACCTGCTCATGCTGGCCTGGCTGGCCGTCATCGGGCTGTGGCCGTGGCGGGACATCCCGCTCGTCCCGGCCGAGATCGTGCTGCTGCCCAGCCGTTTCCCCGGCAACATCTTCCAGTTCGGCGCCGCCGCGCGCGGCATCGTGGTCGCCAACAGCCTCTTCATGGCGACGCGTCCCGTGGTCCCGGCCGGTTTCGACATCCGGGAGCTGTTCGCCGACCCGCGGACCCGCCGCCGGCTCCCCCGCTCCCGCGCGGTCCGCGCCGCGACCACGCTCAGCCACTGGTACGGTCGCCACCCGGTCGGGTTCCTGCGCCGCCGCGCCCTGGACAAGGCCGCGAGCTGGCTGGAGCGCACCCAGGAGACGGACGGCAGCTGGGGCGGCAACTGGCCGCAGACCGCCAACGTGGTCATGGGCCTCGACGCCATCGGACTGGGCCGCGACCACCCCGTCGTGCGGGCGGCGCTGGCCGGCCTGGACCGGTACGTGGTGGAGCGGGACGCGCGCGGGCACCGCCGCATCGAGATGTGGACCTCCGTGGTCATGGACACCGCGCTGGCCCTGACGGCCACCGTCATGGCGGGCGGGCCCGCCGCGGAGTCCGCCACCGGGCCGGCCGTCCGCTGGCTGCTGGACCACCAGGTCACCGAGCCGGGCGACTGGGCGGTGCTCACCGAGAACCCCGAACCGGGCGGCTGGCCGTACGAGTTCACCAACAACGCCAACCCCGACTGCGACGACACCTCCTGGGCCGTCGCCGCGCTGCGCCGGCTCCATCCGCGCGGCGCCGACCCCACCGTGGACCAGGCCATCGCCAAGGCCGTGCGCTGGATGGAGTCCCAGCAGTGCGCGGACGGCGGCTGGGCCGCCTTCGAGCCGCTGCGCTGGAACCTGCCCGGCCGTGACGCCCTGGCCCGTATCGGCTTCCTGGAGGCGCCCTCCGCCGACATCACCGGGCACGTCCTGGAAGCGCTCGGGCTCGACGGGCGGGCGGACACGCCCGCCGCCCGCCGGGGCATCGCCTGGCTGCGCCGCACCCAGCGGGCCGACGGGTCCTGGCCCGGCTGGTGGGCCTGCTACCACCTGCACGGAACCAGCGCCGCCGTCACCGGACTCACCGCCTGCGGCGTCCCCGGCTCCGACCCCGCGGTGGTCCGGGCCTGCGACTGGATCACCGCCCACCAGCAGCCCGACGGCGGCTGGGGCGAGGACATCCGCGCCCTGAGCGACCCCGACTGGGTCGGGCGCGGCGAGAGCACCCCCTCGCAGACCGGGTGGGCGCTGCTCGCGCTGGTCGCGGCCGGGCACACCGACGCCCCGGCGGTCCGGCGCGGGCTGGAGTATCTGGTCCGTACCCAGCGCGAGGACGGCGACTGGGACGAGCCGCAGCACACCTGGGTGGTCCATCACGACGGCCTGTACTGGCGCGACAGCCTGCTCCGGCTGATCTACCCCGCCATGGCCATGGCCGCGTGGACGGCCCGCGCCGCAGGCGCAACCGGCTTTGGCACCGCCGCCCATGACGACGCCCATGACGACGCCGAAGGGACGGGTGCGCGATGAACGACGTGACCGTGATCGGCGGCGGCCTGGCCGGCATGACCACCGCCTGGACCCTGCGCTCCCGCGGCATGCGGGTGCGGCTGCTGGAGGCGGCGGAGGAACTCGGAGGCATGGCCGGCGCCCGGGTCGTCGACGGCCGCCTCGAGGACCACGGCGTACACATCTTCCCCGCCTGGTACCGCAACACGCTGCGGCTCGTGGACGAGCTGGGGATCGCCGGAAACCTGCGCGAGACACGCGAGTTCACCCAGCTGCTGCCCAGTGCCGACGGCACCCGGGTGCGCCCGGCCGGGCCGTCCCTCGCCGACCGGCTGCTCCTGCTGTACGGCGTGGTGGACCTGCTCGCGCAGCGGTTCGGCCACGAGGACCGGTCACTGCACGACTTCCTCGGCGACCGGTGGTACCTCACCCGGGCCGCGACCGCCGACATCGAGCACCTGTTCGTGGCGTCGAGCGCGGCGGAGAGCACCGCCGTCTCCGCGGCCGGGTTCCGCGGCAGTGTCGCCGCGTTCGCCCGGCATCCGGGCCGGGTCCGGATGCCCCGCGGTGACCTGCACACCTGGTTCATCGGGCCGTTCCGCCACCGGCTGGAGGCGGCCGGGGTGGAGATCGGCACCGGCACCGAGCTGGTGGACGTCACCGTGACCGGCGACCGGCTGACCGGTCTGACGCTGCGCCGCACGCGCGGCGACGGCGAGCGCGTCACCGTCCACGAGGAGGTCGCCGGCCATGTGGTCCTGGCCGTCCCGCACGGCCGTCTCGCCGCCCTCGGACCGGCCGTCACCGCGGCGCTGCGTCCCGCCGACGGGGTGCTCGGTCTCACGTCCCGCCCCCTGGGCGCCCTGCACCTGTGGCTGCGGCGCCGGCTTCCCGGTCTGCCCGAGGAGCACATGCGGCTGGTCGGCTCGCCGCACGCCATCACCCTCGTCGACGTCGGCCGGGCCTGGGACGAGGGCCGCTCGTCCGTCCTCGACTGCGTGGTCGGCCGGGTCTCCCGACTGGCCCATCTGTCCGACGAGAAGGCCGTCGAGGTCCTCGTCGAGGAACTGCGCGACTACCTCCCGGCGCTCACCCCCGAGGACATCGAGCACGTCTGCCTCCAGCGCCACACCACCGCCCCGTTCTACGCCCCCGGACCCGGCCACCACCGGCTGCGCCCGCACGCCGGGACCGCGCTCGCCAACCTGCACATCGCCGGGGACTTCTGTGCCGCCCCGCCGGGTGTGGCCGGCATGGAGAGCGCGGTGCGGTCGGGTCTGGCCGCGGCGGAGTCCGTCCGGCGTGTCCTGCAACCCGGCGGTCCCCCGGTCGCCATCCGCCGTATTCGCACGGTCGCCCCCACCCTCGCCCGCGCGGTGCGGGCCGTGCTCACCCCGGTGGCCGCCGCGGCCCGGCTGGCCGCCCGGCGTGCGGAGCGGGTCCGATGAGCGCCGGGGTCGCCCTGGTGACGGGCGCGGCCGGCGGGATCGGCGCCGCCGTCACCCGGCTGCTCGCCGAGTGCGGGGACACGGTCGTGGCCGTGGACGCCGACCGGGCCCGGCTCGCCGGCCTCGTCGCCTCCCTGCGGGCCGACGGACTCGCCGTCCACGGACGGCACGCCGACGTCACCCGCGCCGCCGAGGTGACCGCCCTGGTCGACGCGGTGGAGGAGAGCGAGGGCCCGATCGAGCGGGTGGTGAACGCGGCGGGCGTGCTCAGGATCGCGCAGGCCCTGTCGCTGTCCGTCGGGGACTGGTCGGACACGCTCGCCGTCAACGCCACGGGCGTGTTCCACGTGTCCCGCACGGTCGTCGACCGGATGGTGACGCGCCGCCGGGGTGCCCTGGTCACCGTTGCCTCCAACGCCGCCGGCACCGCCCGCGCGGGGATGGCCGCCTACGCCGCCTCCAAGGCCGCGGCGGTCGCCTTCACCAAGTGCCTCGGGCTGGAGGTCGCCCCGTACGGCGTCCGCTGCAACGTGGTCGCGCCCGGCTCCACGGACACGCCGATGCTGCACGGCATGCACCCCGCCGGCGCGGCGGCGGACGCCTCGGTGGCCGGTGACCCCGGCGCCTACCGGGTCGGCATCCCGCTGGGCAAGGTCGCGCAGCCGGCGGACGTCGCCCTGGCCGTCCGGTTCCTGCTGTCCGAGGAAGCGGGGCACATCACGCTGCACAACCTCACCGTCGACGGCGGCGCCACCCTCGGCGTCTGATCCCCACGCCGCGCGCGCCGGCCGCCCGCCGAGCCCGCTCGCACGAAAGGACCGTTCCGGCATGGCCGGTATACCTCCCATTGCACCGCACCGGCTCCCCGAGCCCGGCGAGCTGCCGGCCCCCGTCGTCGACTGGCGGGTCGACCCGGCACGCGCCGTGCTCCTCGTCCACGACATGCAGGAGTTCTTCCTCGCCGCGTTCCCGCCCGGCACCGATCCCGTGACCGGCCTGGTCCGCAACGCGGCCCGGCTCCGCCGGCAGTGCGCCGCCCTGGGTGTCCCCGTGGCGTACACCGCGCAGCCCGGCGGGATGTCCCCGGCGGAGCGGGGGCTGCTCGCCGACTTCTGGGGGCCGGGCATGCGCACCCGCCCCGAGCACCGCCGGATCGTCGCTCCCCTGGCGCCCGGGCCGGACGACTGGCAGCTGGTCAAGTGGCGCTACAGCGCGTTCCACCGCACCGATCTGCTGGACCGGATGCGCGCGGCCGGCCGTGACCAGCTCGTCGTCTGCGGGGTGTACGCCCATGTCGGCGTCCTCGCGACGGCGGTGGACGCCTTCAGCCACGACATCCGGCCCTTCCTCGTGGCCGACGCCGTGGCCGACTTCTCCGCCGCCCACCACCGGGGGGCGCTGGCCTACGCCGCGGCCCGCTGTGCCGCGGTCGTCACCACGGACACGGTGTGCGAGACGCTGGCGGCCGCGGGCCGCGGCGGTAGCGGCGCGGTGGCGGAGTCCGCGGCGGAGGCGGCCGCAGGTCACGGCGGTCGCGGCCCGGCGGCCGTGTCCGCCACCGAGACAGCCGCAGTGCACGATGGCCAGCGGCCGGCGGCCGTGTCCGTGGCGGAGGCGCTGCGGTGAGCGCGCGCCGCCCGGACGCGGGGCCGCGCCGCGGGGGCGCGCCGGACGCGCTGGCCCGCGTCCTGGACGGTTCCGCCCCCGCGTTCGCCCTGCTGCACCGGCCGCAGAGCGCGCCGGGCACGGTGGAGGTGCTGCTCGGGTCGGCGGCCCCGTACGCGCGCCTCGGCGATCTGCCGCTGCCCCAGGACCCGGAGGGTGCCGGGGGCGGCCCCGGGGAGGTGCTCGTCGTCGTGCCGTACCGGCAACTGGCCGAGCGCGGCCACGCCGTGCGCGACGACGGCGAGGCGCTGATCGGGATGCCGGTCGCCGAGCGGCAGGAGCTGCCCGTCGCGGAGGCCCTGCGGCGCCTCCCCGACGAGCCGGTCAAGTCGGACCAGCGCGACTTCGATCCGCCCGACCGGGAGTACGCGCAGGCGGTGCGCCGGGTGGTGGCCGAGGAGATCGGGCGGGGGGCGGGTGCGAACTTCGTCGTCAGGCGCACGTTCACCAGCCGGCTGCCGGACTTCACCCGGGCGGGCGCCCTGTCCTTCTTCCACCGGCTGCTGCGGCGCGAGAACGGCGCCTACTGGACCTTCCTCGTGCACACGCCGGGCCGCTGGCTGATCGGCGCGACACCCGAGCGGCACATCAGCGTCGAGGACGGCACCGCCGTCATGAACCCGGTCAGCGGGACGTACTGCCATCCGGTCGGCGGCCCCACCCTCGACGGGGTGCTGTCGTTCCTGGCGGACCGCAAGGAGACGGACGAACTCGCCATGGTCGTGGACGAGGAGCTGA includes:
- a CDS encoding DUF2834 domain-containing protein, with translation MPTFSELRGRDRSLCLFHALFALGGFLVMGAMAVTFVVRNADAGPLGLVGNFLDDSLDTLAGRFVYADLFLIWAGLGVWMVTESRRWGIRHVWAYIVGAPALALCVSFAVFMYVRQLHIVAARARREDLQRTAPVPSFDHPPTKGSRA
- a CDS encoding isochorismatase family protein, encoding MAGIPPIAPHRLPEPGELPAPVVDWRVDPARAVLLVHDMQEFFLAAFPPGTDPVTGLVRNAARLRRQCAALGVPVAYTAQPGGMSPAERGLLADFWGPGMRTRPEHRRIVAPLAPGPDDWQLVKWRYSAFHRTDLLDRMRAAGRDQLVVCGVYAHVGVLATAVDAFSHDIRPFLVADAVADFSAAHHRGALAYAAARCAAVVTTDTVCETLAAAGRGGSGAVAESAAEAAAGHGGRGPAAVSATETAAVHDGQRPAAVSVAEALR
- the shc gene encoding squalene--hopene cyclase, which codes for MTTEAIDPAGTTADAADALPASVTRSLALAAAALRDRQDPSGHWKGEFETSLIGESGEVILHHFLRLPDDGRRAEAARTILAEQSPAGGWASYHGGPDELLLSVFCYVALRLAGHDKDEPELLAAAAAVRRLGGVESVDNLLMLAWLAVIGLWPWRDIPLVPAEIVLLPSRFPGNIFQFGAAARGIVVANSLFMATRPVVPAGFDIRELFADPRTRRRLPRSRAVRAATTLSHWYGRHPVGFLRRRALDKAASWLERTQETDGSWGGNWPQTANVVMGLDAIGLGRDHPVVRAALAGLDRYVVERDARGHRRIEMWTSVVMDTALALTATVMAGGPAAESATGPAVRWLLDHQVTEPGDWAVLTENPEPGGWPYEFTNNANPDCDDTSWAVAALRRLHPRGADPTVDQAIAKAVRWMESQQCADGGWAAFEPLRWNLPGRDALARIGFLEAPSADITGHVLEALGLDGRADTPAARRGIAWLRRTQRADGSWPGWWACYHLHGTSAAVTGLTACGVPGSDPAVVRACDWITAHQQPDGGWGEDIRALSDPDWVGRGESTPSQTGWALLALVAAGHTDAPAVRRGLEYLVRTQREDGDWDEPQHTWVVHHDGLYWRDSLLRLIYPAMAMAAWTARAAGATGFGTAAHDDAHDDAEGTGAR
- a CDS encoding FAD-dependent oxidoreductase, with protein sequence MNDVTVIGGGLAGMTTAWTLRSRGMRVRLLEAAEELGGMAGARVVDGRLEDHGVHIFPAWYRNTLRLVDELGIAGNLRETREFTQLLPSADGTRVRPAGPSLADRLLLLYGVVDLLAQRFGHEDRSLHDFLGDRWYLTRAATADIEHLFVASSAAESTAVSAAGFRGSVAAFARHPGRVRMPRGDLHTWFIGPFRHRLEAAGVEIGTGTELVDVTVTGDRLTGLTLRRTRGDGERVTVHEEVAGHVVLAVPHGRLAALGPAVTAALRPADGVLGLTSRPLGALHLWLRRRLPGLPEEHMRLVGSPHAITLVDVGRAWDEGRSSVLDCVVGRVSRLAHLSDEKAVEVLVEELRDYLPALTPEDIEHVCLQRHTTAPFYAPGPGHHRLRPHAGTALANLHIAGDFCAAPPGVAGMESAVRSGLAAAESVRRVLQPGGPPVAIRRIRTVAPTLARAVRAVLTPVAAAARLAARRAERVR
- a CDS encoding 2,3-dihydro-2,3-dihydroxybenzoate dehydrogenase, which encodes MSAGVALVTGAAGGIGAAVTRLLAECGDTVVAVDADRARLAGLVASLRADGLAVHGRHADVTRAAEVTALVDAVEESEGPIERVVNAAGVLRIAQALSLSVGDWSDTLAVNATGVFHVSRTVVDRMVTRRRGALVTVASNAAGTARAGMAAYAASKAAAVAFTKCLGLEVAPYGVRCNVVAPGSTDTPMLHGMHPAGAAADASVAGDPGAYRVGIPLGKVAQPADVALAVRFLLSEEAGHITLHNLTVDGGATLGV